One Fundulus heteroclitus isolate FHET01 unplaced genomic scaffold, MU-UCD_Fhet_4.1 scaffold_47, whole genome shotgun sequence DNA segment encodes these proteins:
- the rhot2 gene encoding mitochondrial Rho GTPase 2 encodes MKQDVRILLLGEPKVGKTSLIMSLVGEEFPEQVPPRAEEITIPADVTPEKVPTHIVDYSEKEQSDEVLRDEIIKANVVCVVYDVTNEDTIEKIKTKWIPLVNGDAEKGNKVPIILVGNKSDLRSGSSMETILPIMNQFSEIETCVECSAKNLKNISELFYYAQKAVLHPTAPLYDPEDKQLKPACVRALSRIFYISDQDNDRILSDAELNSFQKSCFGNPLAPQALEDVKTVVWKNTSDGVQDNGLTLNGFLFLNTLFIQRGRHETTWTILRKFGYDDNLELTDDYLYPELRVPAGCSTEINQLGHQFLQRLFDKYDEDKDSALSPAELKNLFCVCPYMPWSADVFLTVPTTEQGYISNQGYHCQWMLSAYLDVHRCLEHLGYLGYPILTEQASQTAAITVTRDKAVDLEKRQTQRSVFLCKVIGPRGTGKSAFLQSFVGRGVVTKGNPSSAFSSFVVNRVQVGNQEKYLILNEVDVETEFLKASDASCDVACLMYDSSDPHSFDYCASIYKQHYMDSNIPCVLVASKVDLPEAKQFHGMTPAEFCYKHRLPPPLPFSSLQPDSSSRNIYSRLAWAAMFPHLNGSDMSSTSFWLRVALGSAVVAVLGFAVYRAVARLK; translated from the exons atGAAGCAGGACGTCAGGATACTTTTACTGGGGGAAC ccaAGGTGGGGAAGACGTCCCTCATCATGTCTCTGGTGGGAGAAGAGTTTCCTGAGCAG GTTCCACCCAGAGCCGAGGAAATCACCATCCCTGCTGACGTGACTCCAGAGAAGGTCCCCACCCACATCGTGGACTACTCCG AAAAGGAGCAAAGTGACGAAGTCCTGAGAGACGAGATCATCAAG GCTAATGTGGTGTGTGTGGTGTACGACGTCACCAACGAGGACACCATAGAAAAG ATCAAAACCAAGTGGATTCCTCTGGTCAATGGAGATGCAGAGAAAGGAAACAA GGTGCCCATCATCCTGGTGGGGAATAAGTCTGACCTGCGCAGCGGCAGCTCCATGGAGACCATCCTTCCCATCATGAACCAGTTCTCTGAGATTGAGACGTGCGTCGAG TGTTCTGCAAagaacctgaagaacatttctgaGCTGTTCTACTACGCACAGAAGGCCGTTCTCCACCCCACCGCTCCTCTTTACGACCCCGAGGACAAACAG ctgaaaCCAGCGTGCGTTCGAGCTCTGAGCCGAATCTTCTACATTTCCGACCAGGACAACGACCGGATCCTCAGCGATGCCGAGCTCAACAGCTTCCAG aaATCCTGTTTTGGGAATCCTTTGGCGCCACAAGCGCTGGAGGATGTGAAGACGGTGGTGTGGAAGAACACCAGCGACGGGGTGCAGGACAACGGCCTGACCCTGAACG gTTTCCTGTTTCTGAACACCTTATTCATCCAAAGGGGCCGACATGAGACCACGTGGACGATCCTCAGGAAGTTTGGATACGACGACAACCTGGAGCTGACTGATGATTACCTGTACCCTGA ACTCAGAGTCCCCGCCGGCTGCAGCACAGAGATCAACCAGCTCGGCCACCAGTTCCTGCAGCGGTTGTTTGACAAGTACGACGAA GATAAGGACTCGGCTCTGTCCCCGGCGGAGCTGAAGAACCTGTTCTGCGTGTGTCCTTACATGCCGTGGAGCGCCGACGTCTTCCTGACGGTGCCCACCACAGAGCAGGGCTACATCTCTAATCAGGGCTACCACTGCCAGTGGAT GCTTTCTGCGTACCTGGACGTGCACCGCTGCCTGGAGCACCTTGGATACCTGGGCTACCCGATCCTGACCGAACAAGCGTCTCAGACTGCTGCCATCACAG TGACTCGGGACAAAGCGGTGGATTTGGAAAAGCGTCAAACTCAGAGGTCCGTGTTTCTCTGCAAGGTGATCGGACCGCGAGGGACCGGCAAGAGCGCCTTCCTGCAGTCGTTTGTGGGCCGCGGCGTTGTG ACTAAAGGGAATCCCAGCAGTGCCTTCTCGTCGTTTGTCGTAAACAGAGTTCAAGTCGGCAACCAGGAGAAATACCTGATT CTGAACGAGGTCGACGTGGAGACGGAGTTCCTGAAGGCGTCAGACGCTTCCTGCGACGTCGCCTGTCTCATGTACGACTCCAGCGACCCCCATTCCTTCGACTACTGTGCCAGTATATACAAG CAACATTACATGGACAGCAACATCCCGTGTGTGCTGGTTGCCTCCAAGGTGGACCTCCCTGAAGCCAAGCAGTTCCACGGCATGACTCCTGCAGAGTTCTGCTACAAACACCGACTCCCTCCGCCGCTGCCTTTCTCCAGCCTGCAGCCCGACTCCAGCAGCAGGAACATCTACAGCAGGCTGGCCTGGGCGGCCATGTTCCC CCACCTGAACGGCTCCGACATGAGCAGCACCTCCTTCTGGCTGAGGGTGGCGCTGGGCTCGGCCGTGGTCGCCGTTCTGGGTTTTGCCGTCTACAGAGCCGTGGCCAGGCTAAAATGA
- the LOC105926601 gene encoding histone H1.0-B has product MAETSAAPAKAKRASKPKKPASHPKYSDMIKAAIVHDASRTGASRQSIQKYVRKNYKVGDNADVQIKMALKRLVASGMLRHTKGIGASGSFRLTKPEDTKKTPAKAASAAKPRKVAKPKPKKAAKPKKVTKTPEKPKKAAAKKVKKVAKKATPVKAKKAPAKKPKAAKPKAKPVKKAAKPKAKAPRKAAKSAKKK; this is encoded by the coding sequence ATGGCAGAGACGTCGGCCGCTCCAGCCAAAGCCAAGCGGGCGTCCAAACCCAAGAAGCCCGCCTCGCATCCCAAGTACTCGGACATGATTAAAGCGGCCATCGTCCACGACGCGAGCCGGACCGGAGCGTCCCGTCAGTCCATCCAGAAGTACGTGAGGAAGAACTACAAAGTGGGCGACAACGCCGACGTCCAGATCAAGATGGCCCTGAAGCGGCTGGTGGCGTCCGGCATGCTGCGCCACACCAAAGGCATCGGCGCGTCCGGCTCCTTCAGGCTCACCAAGCCGGAGGACACCAAGAAGACCCCCGCCAAGGCTGCGTCCGCCGCCAAGCCCAGGAAGGTGGCCAAGCCCAAACCCAAGAAGGCGGCCAAGCCCAAGAAGGTGACCAAGACGCCCGAGAAGCCCAAGAAGGCGGCCGCCAAGAAGGTGAAGAAGGTCGCCAAGAAGGCGACCCCCGTGAAAGCCAAGAAGGCGCCGGCCAAGAAGCCCAAGGCGGCCAAGCCCAAAGCCAAGCCCGTGAAGAAGGCGGCCAAGCCCAAGGCCAAGGCCCCTAGGAAGGCGGCGAAGAGCGCAAAAAAGAAGTGA